The Ischnura elegans chromosome 13 unlocalized genomic scaffold, ioIscEleg1.1 SUPER_13_unloc_2, whole genome shotgun sequence genome segment tcggtgcagaaaaacccttggaccagGCTTGAAATCCGAAAACTCTTCCTCCAGTGCTATATGCATGTGCTTTGGTATGACACTGATATCTGAGGTGACAATTGGAGCGATACAAACCTGTTTcacaatcaattttttctctattgctaattcttggtacttatttattttacggCAATTTTCTTTTCGATTTTATGCGATAGTTGTACAGTAATATCAGCTATGTAACAGGTTGCATAGCATTCTTGTATGCTTATTatagttataatttaattttttatcaatattcatcTAATTTCAGGTTCAAAGAATGTCTGCAGCTCCAATGCTCAGAAGTCTTATGGTAACCATGGGAAAAGGGTGCATTTACATCGCCATAATCGTGATATCCATCATTGGTTGCCATTCTGAAAAATTGGCGACTGATAGCAGCAAAGATGGAGTGATGGCGGGCTTCCACTGTAAAGCTGATCCCAAATGTCTCTGTTTCAAAAGGGAGAATGATACAATCTATTCCAAATTCTGCGAAGAAAAGGTTATATTAAGCCGATCGGTACTCACGTCTACGGTACACTTTAATATGGAATGCAAGGCGCAAACGGAGGTGGACCCTTATTATTATCTCTCCAATTTTTTATCCACCAACTTCTCATCTCCAACCGATATGGATTGGGCAGAACTTCTCATGTACAACTTCTCCAACTTCTCATATCCTATGTCTCCAACTTCTCATATCCTCCAAGTTCTCCTAACCTATATGTATAGGGCAGAACTTCTTGTGTCTAATTGCTCAGCACCGTCTAGTAATCATTCAGTCCTACTTGGAGATTGGAGTACAGGTAGTATTGGTGGCTGGAGAAATCTTACACTGGATGTTTTCACAATAAAGTGCGAGGAGTCAAAAATATTCCACTTTCCCATGCATCGTTGGAATGCCTTGGAAGAACTGAAGATACTCAAAATCATCTGTCCAAAATTGTCGATTATTGACGAGGACCTTTTCTCAATGATATCAAAAGAATTAGAGTTCCTTCAAATCACAGACACGGAAGTGCGAGATTTACCAAAAAGATTTTTCACGGGCATAAAAACGATAAAGAGGTTGGATCTTAGCCGAAACAAGATCAGATCATTTGAAAGTAGTTTTCTGAGCAATATGCGGAATCTAGAAGAACTCTATCTCGGTGAAAACGAGATAGCAACCATTGACGacgatatttttctcaaaacaaagAATTTGATTCATCTCAGTTTAGGAAGAAACTCACTCAAAACATTACCGACTAGTTTGTGCAAGCTAAAGAAACTTGGAACTCTGAATGTAGAATATAATCTGATCACTTTCATTCCTGAAGAATGTTTAAACAGTCTCCcatccatgtatttttttaaacttagcgGTAACAAACTCTTAACATTCGGACTCCCATCGGTTACCATAACACCCAACCACTACAAAGTAGTGAGTTCTGACTTTCCAAACTTATCTTCAATTGCTGAGCGGTCTGAAAACTTAACTAATGCATGGATCGGCTGGTCTTTGGCCAAGTATCTTCATCTGGACAATAACTCCTTATCGTCCCTTCCGGATGAAGCCTTCTACGGAATGAACCACCTTAAAATCTTGGATATTTCCAGCAACAGAATTACGTATTTACCTGAAAACATATTTTCCCGGAACAAAAAACTATATATACTCCGGGCTTCGAATAATCTCCTCACTCACATTCCGGCGACACTGTTGAAAAACAACACCGGACTAGAAATACTGGACCTCTCCTTCAACCTCATTGAGACTCTAGACTTGGATTTCTTCAGTTGTCCAACTCCATTTTGCTACGTGCATATCAACAACAACAGGTTAGTTATCTCGTAGTTCACGTAGTTTTCCGggttgagtcgagtcgag includes the following:
- the LOC124172671 gene encoding protein artichoke-like, producing the protein MPEYDHRQKPMGSQCYHIQFAVLKVQRMSAAPMLRSLMVTMGKGCIYIAIIVISIIGCHSEKLATDSSKDGVMAGFHCKADPKCLCFKRENDTIYSKFCEEKVILSRSVLTSTVHFNMECKAQTEVDPYYYLSNFLSTNFSSPTDMDWAELLMYNFSNFSYPMSPTSHILQVLLTYMYRAELLVSNCSAPSSNHSVLLGDWSTGSIGGWRNLTLDVFTIKCEESKIFHFPMHRWNALEELKILKIICPKLSIIDEDLFSMISKELEFLQITDTEVRDLPKRFFTGIKTIKRLDLSRNKIRSFESSFLSNMRNLEELYLGENEIATIDDDIFLKTKNLIHLSLGRNSLKTLPTSLCKLKKLGTLNVEYNLITFIPEECLNSLPSMYFFKLSGNKLLTFGLPSVTITPNHYKVVSSDFPNLSSIAERSENLTNAWIGWSLAKYLHLDNNSLSSLPDEAFYGMNHLKILDISSNRITYLPENIFSRNKKLYILRASNNLLTHIPATLLKNNTGLEILDLSFNLIETLDLDFFSCPTPFCYVHINNNRFRHLPEKIFQPFKEACNRICEEFFLDMSGNRLEDVPELSIPGLTHLNLSNNCLTLIKPDMFTQTPRLLEVNLSHNLIHTIENPLKFNEIKVLFSINLINLTIIDLSSNRLTVYPSITPVLKTLKHLNLSRNYITEFAFESEAEEIIPKTEFSLEIVDLSHNRLNTGDLDENLFFEFKNLKHLDLSHNRIDLEGCMEYVESTTLVWGCLSPIHWPSTLEVIILSHNDIAYIPKNFHHNLPELRFVDLSHNKIKRLWHEDLLFTRVRDYMDLRVAPKDFDYLPIEPPRLPGSNNLTIDLRHNSISSLQLPDDKTGVVLPGCDIDSKFSRVKLLLGHNPFVCDCEVFKLLRYVSKEMRPMSALERLYGNMLVGPAVIDLQDLHCSKPDSVKGKAVADVESWAYHLLPLIGFCWNETGVNSVSGHKTTSSTEAGAVLEPPE